One genomic region from Tachysurus vachellii isolate PV-2020 chromosome 22, HZAU_Pvac_v1, whole genome shotgun sequence encodes:
- the med20 gene encoding mediator of RNA polymerase II transcription subunit 20, translating to MGVTCVCQVPVVEGKSVQQTVEQLHKRLEQLGAVKQGSFFVDCETYHATTNTGAQPTKLLYVMHNSETPLSCLALFDGGPTLAADANFDVLMVKLKSHFQNAKGHKVESRGARYRYADFLIKVGTVTMSSSARGISVEVEYSACVVPGDCWNLMKEFMQSFLGSSVPDLPSVFSSKAEGLFAPADCMDTMNQYLELFSKIRKQQVLPGSGVR from the exons ATGGGAGTTACGTG tgtgtgtcaggtgcCGGTGGTGGAGGGGAAAAGTGTCCAGCAGACGGTGGAGCAGCTGCATAAGAGACTGGAGCAGCTCGGAGCAGTGAAACAGGGCAGTTTCTTTGTGGACTGTGAGACGTATCATGCCACTACTAACACTGGAG CTCAGCCCACTAAACTCCTGTATGTGATGCATAACTCTGAGACACCTCTCAGCTGTCTGGCTCTGTTTGACGGTGGCCCTACACTGGCGGCGGACGCTAACTTCGATGTGCTCATGGTGAAGCTAAAGAGTCACTTCCAGAATGCGAAGGGCCACAAAGTAGAGAGCCGCGGTGCCCGTTATCGCTACGCTGACTTCCTGATTAAAGTCGGGACAGTAACAATGAGCTCCAGCGCTCGGGgtatctcagtggag gTGGAGTACTCAGCTTGTGTAGTTCCTGGTGACTGTTGGAACCTGATGAAGGAGTTCATGCAGAGTTTTCTGGGCTCCAGCGTTCCTGACCTGCCCTCTGTGTTCAGCAGTAAGGCTGAGGGTCTGTTCGCTCCGGCTGACTGCATGGACACCATGAACCAGTACCTCGAGCTCTTCAGCAAAATCCGCAAACAGCAGGTGCTGCCGGGGAGCGGCGTGcgctga
- the usp49 gene encoding ubiquitin carboxyl-terminal hydrolase 49, producing MERCKHVVRLRLGQDHSILNPQKWRCVDCNTTESVWACLKCAHVACGHYIEEHSLQHYRETQHPLAMEVRALDVFCFACGDYVLNDNAEGDLKLLRGALSTVRDAGRRSMRSASSSSHSVGSDGAGTVQVALRHRRRVLLGTAFRHWRTRQQDEQKKLEQEKEELRRQRKEMKKRIMGDDGNAPPRKSARLLTQAPRPLIALIPRKFRDPPEKVPLPSKTLSKNPRKVLRTVKPGVAGKRAKSSFLLARRRRLAPGVTGLRNLGNTCYMNSILQVLSHLRKFRECFLALDLCETEQLLLAKTQGMMEGEKLVQPKDPRSSSLSGQQVSLCQELHTLFRVMWSGRWTLVSPFAMLHSVWNVIPAFRGCDQQDAQEFLCELLDKVQQELEADGGYGAKRQHTRTRIVIPITQRKLSKQVLKVLNTIFHGQLLSQVTCLSCKRKSNTVEPFWDLSLEFPERYHSVAKLSQVSSQSCSLTEMLSKFTETEALEGCIYNCNYCNRKRRKSSHKPLALSEACKQLLIYRLPQVLRLHLKRFRWSGRNHREKIGVHVAFDQVLNMEPYCCPDASQVFTYDLSAVVMHHGKGFGSGHYTAYCYNTEGGFWVHCNDSEMNVCSVEEVCSTQAYILFYTQRSA from the exons ATGGAGCGCTGCAAGCATGTGGTCCGTCTCCGTTTGGGACAAGATCACTCCATCTTGAACCCTCAGAAATGGCGCTGTGTGGACTGCAACACCACAGAGTCCGTGTGGGCCTGTCTCAAATGTGCGCACGTGGCTTGTGGTCACTACATCGAAGAGCACTCGTTGCAGCACTACCGCGAGACACAGCACCCGCTCGCCATGGAAGTGCGAGCGCTAGATGTGTTCTGCTTTGCGTGTGGCGATTACGTCCTAAACGACAACGCAGAGGGCGACCTGAAGCTCCTGCGGGGGGCGTTGTCCACCGTGCGGGATGCCGGGCGCCGCTCCATGCGTTCTGCGTCGTCGTCGTCACACTCGGTGGGCAGCGACGGGGCAGGAACTGTGCAGGTGGCACTAAGGCACCGGAGACGTGTGCTGTTAGGAACTGCTTTTCGGCACTGGAGGACACGGCAACAAGACGAGCAGAAAAAACTGGAACAGGAGAAGGAGGAACTTCGGCGACAACGTaaggaaatgaagaaaaggATCATGGGAGATGACGGAAACGCACCGCCAAGGAAAAGCGCACGCCTTTTAACACAGGCACCGCGGCCGCTAATTGCGCTGATTCCAAGAAAATTCAGAGACCCACCTGAAAAAGTGCCACTTCCCAGCAAGACTTTGTCAAAAAATCCCAGAAAAGTGCTCCGTACTGTGAAACCGGGCGTGGCAGGAAAGCGGGCCAAGTCATCGTTTCTGTTAGCACGGCGCAGGCGATTAGCGCCGGGTGTCACAGGACTTCGTAACCTAGGCAACACGTGTTACATGAACTCCATCCTCCAGGTGCTGAGCCACCTGCGTAAGTTCAGGGAGTGTTTCCTTGCACTGGATCTGTGTGAGACGGAGCAGCTGCTGCTTGCCAAAACTCAAGGCATGATGGAAGGAGAAAAACTGGTGCAGCCCAAAGACCCTCGCTCTTCATCTTTATCCGGCCAGCAG GTATCTCTGTGCCAGGAGCTGCACACTCTGTTTAGGGTGATGTGGTCCGGCCGCTGGACGCTCGTTTCTCCTTTCGCCATGCTGCACTCCGTGTGGAACGTCATCCCGGCGTTCCGCGGCTGTGACCAGCAGGACGCGCAGGAATTCCTGTGTGAGTTGCTAGATAAAGTGCAACAAGAGCTGGAGGCTGATGGCGGCTACGGTGCGAAACggcaacacacacgcacacgcatcgTTATCCCTATCACACAGAGGAAACTCTCCAAACAGGTGCTCAAAGTCCTCAACACCATCTTCCATGGCCAGCTGCTCAGCCAG GTGACGTGTCTGTCCTGTAAGCGCAAGTCAAACACGGTGGAGCCCTTCTGGGATTTGTCTCTGGAGTTTCCTGAGCGTTATCACAGTGTGGCTAAACTGAGCCAAGTGTCCTCTCAGAGCTGCTCTCTCACAGAGATGCTGAGCAAGTTCACTGAAACCGAGGCTCTGGAGGGATGTATCTACAACTGTAACTACTGCAACa gaaaaAGACGCAAGTCGTCCCACAAGCCACTGGCTCTGTCCGAGGCCTGTAAACAGCTGCTGATTTATCGTTTACCTCAGGTGCTGCGGCTTCACCTAAAACGCTTCCG CTGGTCGGGCCGGAACCACAGGGAGAAGATCGGTGTTCATGTGGCATTTGATCAGGTTCTGAACATGGAGCCATACTGCTGTCCTGACGCATCACAGGTCTTCACCTACGACCTCTCTGCTGTAGTGATGCATCATGGGAAAGGCTTCGGCTCAGGACACTACACGGCCTACTGCTACAACACGGAGGGGG GTTTCTGGGTCCACTGTAATGACTCTGAGATGAATGTGTGTAGCGTGGAAGAGGTCTGCAGCACTCAGGCGTACATCCTGTTTTACACACAACGCTCAGCTTAA
- the tmcc2 gene encoding transmembrane and coiled-coil domains protein 2 isoform X2, which produces MLDKSEVSTLPLPPSVAHGSSDGNISVEGAGSVSGAGSWQVEGQGEGHRTRAALDHLQQKILKITEQIRVEQEARDNNVAEYLKLAHNADKQQASRIKHVFEKKNQKSAQTIAHLHKKLEHYHKKLKEIEQNGLVRQPKDVLRDMQQGLKDVGANVRAGISGFGGGVVEGVRGGVSALIRNKFGSADNIAHLKDTLEPGHTEDTPPRTLSGSATLVSSPKYGSDDECSSGTSGSGAGSNSGGGGAICMGSPRMDGHHHHHHHHHHTSASWDALLEGLQEIKASQVQMEDTMEDMKTQLQSTYSYMTQCLQEDRYRYERLEEQLNDVTELHQNELSNLKQELASMEEKVAYQSYERARDIQEAVESCLTRVSKLELQQQQQQVVQLEGVENANARALLGKLISVLLALMAVLLVFVSTVANFITPLMKTRTRITSSVAFTLFLIMLWKHWDWFELCFLSG; this is translated from the exons ATG ctggATAAGAGCGAGGTATCGACACTGCCTTTGCCCCCCTCAGTGGCCCATGGCAGCTCAGACGGGAACATCAGTGTGGAGGGGGCGGGGTCTGTGTCTGGGGCAGGATCATGGCAGGTGGAGGGACAAGGGGAGGGGCACCGAACACGTGCTGCACTGGATCACCTGCAGCAGAAAATCCTGAAGATCACTGAACAAATCCGTGTGGAACAGGAGGCACGAGACAACAACGTGGCCGAGTATCTGAAGCTCGCTCACAACGCTGACAAACAGCAAGCGTCACGTATCAAACACGTCTTCGAGAAGAAGAACCAGAAATCTGCACAAACCATCGCACACCTGCACAAAAAACTCGAACACTACCACAAAAAGCTCAAAGAAATTGAGCAG AACGGTTTGGTGCGTCAGCCCAAAGACGTGTTGCGGGACATGCAGCAGGGCCTGAAGGATGTTGGAGCCAACGTGCGGGCCGGCATCAGTGGCTTTGGAGGAGGCGTGGTTGAGGGTGTGAGGGGCGGAGTCTCTGCACTCATACGCAATAAGTTCGGCAGCGCAGACAACATCGCCCACCTGAAGGACACTTTAGAACCTGGCCATACAGAGGACACACCCCCTCGTACACTCAGTGGCAGCGCTACTCTGGTGTCCAGCCCCAAGTACGGGAGTGATGACGAGTGCTCCAGCGGCACCTCCGGGTCCGGGGCTGGGAGCAACTCTGGAGGGGGCGGAGCCATCTGCATGGGAAGCCCAAGAATGGATGgacaccatcaccatcatcatcatcatcatcatacgtCTGCATCATGGGACGCTCTGTTGGAGGGACTACAGGAGATCAAAGCCAGTCAGGTGCAGATGGAGGACACAATGGAAGACATGAAGACACAACTACAGAGCACTTACTCCTACATGACCCAGTGCCTGCAGGAGGACAGATACAG GTACGAGCGTTTGGAGGAGCAGCTAAATGACGTGACTGAACTCCATCAAAATGAACTGAGCAACCTGAAGCAGGAGCTGGCCAGCATGGAGGAGAAGGTGGCCTACCAGTCATATGAGAGAGCTCGAGACattcag gaggcAGTGGAGTCATGTCTGACACGTGTCAGTAAGCTGGagttgcagcagcagcagcagcaggtggTGCAGTTGGAGGGTGTGGAGAACGCCAACGCTCGCGCTCTGCTCGGGAAGCTCATTAGCGTGCTGCTAGCTCTCATGGCAGTGCTGCTCGTCTTTGTCTCCACCGTGGCCAACTTCATCACCCCTCTCATGAAGACCCGCACTCGCATCACCTCCTCTGTGGCCTTCACCCTCTTCCTCATTATGCTCTGGAAGCACTGGGATTGGTTCGAACTCTGCTTCCTGTCTGGCTAA
- the tmcc2 gene encoding transmembrane and coiled-coil domains protein 2 isoform X1 has protein sequence MCVLQLDKSEVSTLPLPPSVAHGSSDGNISVEGAGSVSGAGSWQVEGQGEGHRTRAALDHLQQKILKITEQIRVEQEARDNNVAEYLKLAHNADKQQASRIKHVFEKKNQKSAQTIAHLHKKLEHYHKKLKEIEQNGLVRQPKDVLRDMQQGLKDVGANVRAGISGFGGGVVEGVRGGVSALIRNKFGSADNIAHLKDTLEPGHTEDTPPRTLSGSATLVSSPKYGSDDECSSGTSGSGAGSNSGGGGAICMGSPRMDGHHHHHHHHHHTSASWDALLEGLQEIKASQVQMEDTMEDMKTQLQSTYSYMTQCLQEDRYRYERLEEQLNDVTELHQNELSNLKQELASMEEKVAYQSYERARDIQEAVESCLTRVSKLELQQQQQQVVQLEGVENANARALLGKLISVLLALMAVLLVFVSTVANFITPLMKTRTRITSSVAFTLFLIMLWKHWDWFELCFLSG, from the exons atgtgtgtgttacagctggATAAGAGCGAGGTATCGACACTGCCTTTGCCCCCCTCAGTGGCCCATGGCAGCTCAGACGGGAACATCAGTGTGGAGGGGGCGGGGTCTGTGTCTGGGGCAGGATCATGGCAGGTGGAGGGACAAGGGGAGGGGCACCGAACACGTGCTGCACTGGATCACCTGCAGCAGAAAATCCTGAAGATCACTGAACAAATCCGTGTGGAACAGGAGGCACGAGACAACAACGTGGCCGAGTATCTGAAGCTCGCTCACAACGCTGACAAACAGCAAGCGTCACGTATCAAACACGTCTTCGAGAAGAAGAACCAGAAATCTGCACAAACCATCGCACACCTGCACAAAAAACTCGAACACTACCACAAAAAGCTCAAAGAAATTGAGCAG AACGGTTTGGTGCGTCAGCCCAAAGACGTGTTGCGGGACATGCAGCAGGGCCTGAAGGATGTTGGAGCCAACGTGCGGGCCGGCATCAGTGGCTTTGGAGGAGGCGTGGTTGAGGGTGTGAGGGGCGGAGTCTCTGCACTCATACGCAATAAGTTCGGCAGCGCAGACAACATCGCCCACCTGAAGGACACTTTAGAACCTGGCCATACAGAGGACACACCCCCTCGTACACTCAGTGGCAGCGCTACTCTGGTGTCCAGCCCCAAGTACGGGAGTGATGACGAGTGCTCCAGCGGCACCTCCGGGTCCGGGGCTGGGAGCAACTCTGGAGGGGGCGGAGCCATCTGCATGGGAAGCCCAAGAATGGATGgacaccatcaccatcatcatcatcatcatcatacgtCTGCATCATGGGACGCTCTGTTGGAGGGACTACAGGAGATCAAAGCCAGTCAGGTGCAGATGGAGGACACAATGGAAGACATGAAGACACAACTACAGAGCACTTACTCCTACATGACCCAGTGCCTGCAGGAGGACAGATACAG GTACGAGCGTTTGGAGGAGCAGCTAAATGACGTGACTGAACTCCATCAAAATGAACTGAGCAACCTGAAGCAGGAGCTGGCCAGCATGGAGGAGAAGGTGGCCTACCAGTCATATGAGAGAGCTCGAGACattcag gaggcAGTGGAGTCATGTCTGACACGTGTCAGTAAGCTGGagttgcagcagcagcagcagcaggtggTGCAGTTGGAGGGTGTGGAGAACGCCAACGCTCGCGCTCTGCTCGGGAAGCTCATTAGCGTGCTGCTAGCTCTCATGGCAGTGCTGCTCGTCTTTGTCTCCACCGTGGCCAACTTCATCACCCCTCTCATGAAGACCCGCACTCGCATCACCTCCTCTGTGGCCTTCACCCTCTTCCTCATTATGCTCTGGAAGCACTGGGATTGGTTCGAACTCTGCTTCCTGTCTGGCTAA
- the tmcc2 gene encoding transmembrane and coiled-coil domains protein 2 isoform X3 codes for MKQNGLVRQPKDVLRDMQQGLKDVGANVRAGISGFGGGVVEGVRGGVSALIRNKFGSADNIAHLKDTLEPGHTEDTPPRTLSGSATLVSSPKYGSDDECSSGTSGSGAGSNSGGGGAICMGSPRMDGHHHHHHHHHHTSASWDALLEGLQEIKASQVQMEDTMEDMKTQLQSTYSYMTQCLQEDRYRYERLEEQLNDVTELHQNELSNLKQELASMEEKVAYQSYERARDIQEAVESCLTRVSKLELQQQQQQVVQLEGVENANARALLGKLISVLLALMAVLLVFVSTVANFITPLMKTRTRITSSVAFTLFLIMLWKHWDWFELCFLSG; via the exons atgaAACAG AACGGTTTGGTGCGTCAGCCCAAAGACGTGTTGCGGGACATGCAGCAGGGCCTGAAGGATGTTGGAGCCAACGTGCGGGCCGGCATCAGTGGCTTTGGAGGAGGCGTGGTTGAGGGTGTGAGGGGCGGAGTCTCTGCACTCATACGCAATAAGTTCGGCAGCGCAGACAACATCGCCCACCTGAAGGACACTTTAGAACCTGGCCATACAGAGGACACACCCCCTCGTACACTCAGTGGCAGCGCTACTCTGGTGTCCAGCCCCAAGTACGGGAGTGATGACGAGTGCTCCAGCGGCACCTCCGGGTCCGGGGCTGGGAGCAACTCTGGAGGGGGCGGAGCCATCTGCATGGGAAGCCCAAGAATGGATGgacaccatcaccatcatcatcatcatcatcatacgtCTGCATCATGGGACGCTCTGTTGGAGGGACTACAGGAGATCAAAGCCAGTCAGGTGCAGATGGAGGACACAATGGAAGACATGAAGACACAACTACAGAGCACTTACTCCTACATGACCCAGTGCCTGCAGGAGGACAGATACAG GTACGAGCGTTTGGAGGAGCAGCTAAATGACGTGACTGAACTCCATCAAAATGAACTGAGCAACCTGAAGCAGGAGCTGGCCAGCATGGAGGAGAAGGTGGCCTACCAGTCATATGAGAGAGCTCGAGACattcag gaggcAGTGGAGTCATGTCTGACACGTGTCAGTAAGCTGGagttgcagcagcagcagcagcaggtggTGCAGTTGGAGGGTGTGGAGAACGCCAACGCTCGCGCTCTGCTCGGGAAGCTCATTAGCGTGCTGCTAGCTCTCATGGCAGTGCTGCTCGTCTTTGTCTCCACCGTGGCCAACTTCATCACCCCTCTCATGAAGACCCGCACTCGCATCACCTCCTCTGTGGCCTTCACCCTCTTCCTCATTATGCTCTGGAAGCACTGGGATTGGTTCGAACTCTGCTTCCTGTCTGGCTAA
- the cdkn1a gene encoding cyclin-dependent kinase inhibitor 1 isoform X1, with translation MLLMMSSKVPGHVLRSVCSVSVGGVGSTRRCLFGAVDHEELRSDYTLLMRAELEESSRRWNFNFTSDKPWVGGDFEWVGVPEAQVPFIYHECTVGAKCGPKGVEPQSDVKDEDMNKTPEQNKHSAEKHTLKRKQTNITDFYQAKRRVVTTRKSGQ, from the exons ATG ttattGATGATGTCATCCAAGGTGCCTGGACATGTGTTGAggtcagtgtgtagtgttagtgttggtggtgttggttcTACTCGGAGGTGTTTGTTTGGTGCCGTGGATCATGAGGAGCTGCGGAGTGACTACACACTACTGATGAGAGCAGAGCTGGAAGAATCTTCACGCCGCTGGAACTTCAACTTCACCTCCGACAAACCATGGGTGGGTGGAGACTTTGAGTGGGTGGGGGTTCCTGAGGCTCAGGTTCCTTTTATATACCATGAATGCACAGTAGGGGCAAAGTGTGGACCAAAGGGGGTGGAGCCACAGTCTGATGTTAAGGACGAGGACATGAATAAAACACCTGagcaaaataaacacagtgcagagaaacacacactgaagagGAAACAGACCAATATCACag ATTTCTATCAGGCTAAAAGAAGAGTCGTAACCACCAGGAAGTCAGGCCAGTGA
- the cdkn1a gene encoding cyclin-dependent kinase inhibitor 1 isoform X2 → MMSSKVPGHVLRSVCSVSVGGVGSTRRCLFGAVDHEELRSDYTLLMRAELEESSRRWNFNFTSDKPWVGGDFEWVGVPEAQVPFIYHECTVGAKCGPKGVEPQSDVKDEDMNKTPEQNKHSAEKHTLKRKQTNITDFYQAKRRVVTTRKSGQ, encoded by the exons ATGATGTCATCCAAGGTGCCTGGACATGTGTTGAggtcagtgtgtagtgttagtgttggtggtgttggttcTACTCGGAGGTGTTTGTTTGGTGCCGTGGATCATGAGGAGCTGCGGAGTGACTACACACTACTGATGAGAGCAGAGCTGGAAGAATCTTCACGCCGCTGGAACTTCAACTTCACCTCCGACAAACCATGGGTGGGTGGAGACTTTGAGTGGGTGGGGGTTCCTGAGGCTCAGGTTCCTTTTATATACCATGAATGCACAGTAGGGGCAAAGTGTGGACCAAAGGGGGTGGAGCCACAGTCTGATGTTAAGGACGAGGACATGAATAAAACACCTGagcaaaataaacacagtgcagagaaacacacactgaagagGAAACAGACCAATATCACag ATTTCTATCAGGCTAAAAGAAGAGTCGTAACCACCAGGAAGTCAGGCCAGTGA
- the srsf3b gene encoding serine/arginine-rich splicing factor 3b isoform X1: protein MTEVIMASSDPIMHRDCPLDCKVYVGNLGNNGNKSELERAFGYYGPLRSVWVARNPPGFAFVEFEDPRDATDAVRELDGRTLCGCRVRVELSNGEKRSRNRGPPPSWSRRPRDDYRRRSPPPRRRSPRRRSFSRSRSRSLSRDRRRERSLSRDRNHKPSRSFSRSRSRSRSNDRK from the exons ATGACTGAAGTAATAATGGCGTCAAGTG ATCCCATCATGCATCGCGACTGCCCACTGGACTGTAAGGTGTATGTAGGGAATCTCGGGAATAATGGGAATAAATCTGAGCTGGAACGAGCCTTCGGTTATTATGGGCCCCTGAGGAGTGTCTGGGTGGCCAGGAACCCTCCTGGCTTTGCCTTTGTGGAGTTTGAGGACCCGAGGGATGCCACCGACGCTGTGAGGGAGCTGGACGGCAG GACTCTCTGTGGTTGCCGTGTCAGAGTTGAGCTGTCCAATGGAGAGAAGCGATCCCGTAACAGAGGGCCCCCACCTTCCTGGAGCCGACGCCCACGTGACGATTACCGCCGCCGAAGCCCGCCTCCCAGGCGCAG ATCCCCCCGCAGGAGGAGCTTCAGCCGTAGCCGCAGCAG atctCTTTCTCGTGATCGCAGAAGGGAGAGATCTCTGTCTCGTGACAGGAACCATAAGCCATCTCGCTCGTTCTCCAGATCCAGAAG TCGCTCTCGGTCGAATGACAGGAAGTGA
- the srsf3b gene encoding serine/arginine-rich splicing factor 3b isoform X2, producing the protein MHRDCPLDCKVYVGNLGNNGNKSELERAFGYYGPLRSVWVARNPPGFAFVEFEDPRDATDAVRELDGRTLCGCRVRVELSNGEKRSRNRGPPPSWSRRPRDDYRRRSPPPRRRSPRRRSFSRSRSRSLSRDRRRERSLSRDRNHKPSRSFSRSRSRSRSNDRK; encoded by the exons ATGCATCGCGACTGCCCACTGGACTGTAAGGTGTATGTAGGGAATCTCGGGAATAATGGGAATAAATCTGAGCTGGAACGAGCCTTCGGTTATTATGGGCCCCTGAGGAGTGTCTGGGTGGCCAGGAACCCTCCTGGCTTTGCCTTTGTGGAGTTTGAGGACCCGAGGGATGCCACCGACGCTGTGAGGGAGCTGGACGGCAG GACTCTCTGTGGTTGCCGTGTCAGAGTTGAGCTGTCCAATGGAGAGAAGCGATCCCGTAACAGAGGGCCCCCACCTTCCTGGAGCCGACGCCCACGTGACGATTACCGCCGCCGAAGCCCGCCTCCCAGGCGCAG ATCCCCCCGCAGGAGGAGCTTCAGCCGTAGCCGCAGCAG atctCTTTCTCGTGATCGCAGAAGGGAGAGATCTCTGTCTCGTGACAGGAACCATAAGCCATCTCGCTCGTTCTCCAGATCCAGAAG TCGCTCTCGGTCGAATGACAGGAAGTGA
- the pth4 gene encoding parathyroid hormone 4 — MVQKGQNCRLFISFLLFILLTLAHSQQNERRAVTEHQLMHDRGRSIQSLKRLIWLSSAIERLHTAETRSLSSSLSSFSHNDDNDDDNDEDSSKYHTVMDSSVHQGALELLLSDMYRSQPPSGRKQPRILH; from the exons ATGGTGCAGAAAGGACAGAACTGTCGTCTCTTCATCAGCTTCTTGTTGTTCATCTTGCTGACGCTCGCTCACAGTCAGCAGAACGAGAG gcGTGCGGTTACAGAGCATCAGTTGATGCATGATCGTGGTCGCTCCATTCAGAGCCTGAAGCGACTGATTTGGCTCTCTAGCGCCATCGAGAGGCTGCACACAGCAGAGACACGCTCTttatcctcctctctctcctccttcagtcataatgatgataatgatgatgataatgatgaagaTTCCTCCAAGTATCACACTGTAATGGATAGCAGTGTCCACCAGGGGGCGCTGGAGCTGCTGCTGAGTGACATGTACAGATCACAGCCTCCATCAGGGAGAAAGCAGCCGAGAATCCTGCACTGA